In the genome of Cetobacterium ceti, one region contains:
- a CDS encoding betaine/proline/choline family ABC transporter ATP-binding protein (Members of the family are the ATP-binding subunit of ABC transporters for substrates such as betaine, L-proline or other amino acids, choline, carnitine, etc. The substrate specificity is best determined from the substrate-binding subunit, rather than this subunit, as it interacts with the permease subunit and not with substrate directly.) codes for MIKIKNVSKIFNGKKVLKNINLEIKSGEFVVLIGQSGSGKTTLLKLINKLIKPTSGEIFIGEEDISKRNSISLRREIGYVIQKEGLMPHMNIGENIELIPKLLKWNKNEMENRSKELLNLVGLDPIDYYDRYPSELSGGQRQRVGIARALANNPDMILMDEPFSALDPITRENLQQEILSLQKELNKTIVFVTHDMDEALKIADKIAILKDGEIIQYDTPENILKNPINEFVENFVGKNRLWKNPDILQAKDIMRKDFPKVTVNGRLITALEIMDKANMKYLIVVEKDRYKHKENAVGVIFKWDITLKAIDEGATIEKIMKKEFQSVFFDEKLTNIIKLIEDHTLKLVVVTDRNKKLLGVITANRLITMLARIIPQGEGLND; via the coding sequence ATGATAAAAATAAAAAATGTTTCAAAGATTTTTAATGGTAAAAAAGTTTTAAAAAATATAAATTTAGAAATTAAAAGTGGGGAATTTGTTGTTTTAATAGGACAATCTGGTTCGGGAAAAACAACATTATTAAAGCTTATAAATAAATTAATAAAACCAACTTCTGGGGAGATATTCATAGGAGAAGAGGATATCAGTAAAAGAAATAGCATAAGTCTTAGAAGAGAAATCGGATATGTAATTCAAAAAGAAGGTCTTATGCCTCATATGAATATAGGAGAGAATATAGAGTTAATTCCAAAGCTCTTAAAATGGAATAAAAATGAGATGGAAAATAGAAGTAAAGAATTATTAAATTTAGTAGGACTTGATCCCATAGATTATTATGATAGATATCCTAGTGAACTTTCAGGAGGACAAAGACAAAGAGTGGGAATAGCTAGAGCTTTAGCAAATAATCCAGATATGATTTTAATGGACGAACCTTTTTCAGCTTTAGATCCTATTACAAGAGAAAATTTACAACAGGAGATTTTAAGCTTACAAAAAGAGCTAAATAAAACAATAGTTTTTGTAACTCATGATATGGATGAAGCTTTAAAGATAGCTGATAAAATAGCAATTTTAAAAGATGGAGAAATAATACAATATGATACTCCAGAAAATATTTTAAAAAATCCTATTAATGAGTTTGTTGAAAATTTTGTAGGTAAGAACAGATTATGGAAAAATCCAGATATTTTACAAGCTAAAGATATTATGAGAAAAGATTTTCCAAAAGTAACTGTAAATGGAAGGTTAATAACAGCTCTTGAAATAATGGATAAAGCTAATATGAAATATTTAATAGTGGTAGAGAAAGATCGATATAAGCATAAGGAAAATGCTGTAGGTGTTATTTTTAAGTGGGATATAACATTAAAAGCTATAGATGAAGGTGCTACTATTGAAAAAATAATGAAAAAAGAATTTCAAAGTGTATTTTTTGATGAAAAATTAACAAATATAATAAAATTAATAGAAGATCACACTTTAAAATTAGTCGTAGTTACCGATAGAAATAAAAAGTTATTAGGAGTAATTACTGCAAATAGACTGATAACTATGTTAGCAAGAATTATTCCACAGGGGGAGGGATTAAATGACTAA